One window from the genome of Ailuropoda melanoleuca isolate Jingjing chromosome 5, ASM200744v2, whole genome shotgun sequence encodes:
- the LOC117802467 gene encoding putative tripartite motif-containing protein 61 — protein MPFTASLAELQVEASCPTCLGYLRDPVTTDCGHNFCGSCNRQCWEDLQDTLPCPVCLHHCPDRNLKRNIRLGHVTGIVKRLPTRRSKRRLQAEKALCEQHSQALALFCEKDLELLCPQCKVSSGLLLLQGPPLMPTKQAALATGRSSKDTLSPCRSRSKMLK, from the coding sequence ATGCCCTTTACAGCCTCCCTGGCCGAGCTCCAGGTAGAGGCCAGCTGCCCCACCTGCCTGGGTTATCTGAGAGACCCAGTGACCACTGACTGTGGGCACAACTTCTGTGGCTCCTGCAACCGCCAGTGCTGGGAGGACCTACAGGACACCCTCCCCTGTCCCGTCTGCCTCCACCACTGTCCCGACAGGAACTTGAAGAGGAACATCCGGTTAGGTCACGTGACTGGTATCGTCAAGCGGCTTCCCACCAGGAGGAGCAAGAGAAGGCTGCAGGCAGAGAAAGCCCTGTGTGAGCAGCACAGTCAGGCTCTGGCCCTGTTCTGTGAGAAGGACCTAGAGCTGCTCTGTCCCCAGTGTAAGGTCTCCTccggtctcctcctcctccagggaccACCCCTGATGCCCACCAAGCAAGCTGCGCTGGCCACGGGAAGAAGCTCCAAAGATACATTGAGCCCCTGCAGAAGCAGGTCAAAGATGCTGAAATGA